The Staphylococcus haemolyticus region AGAACTGTTGGACAATGATCGCAACTATAGCTTTCAAGAAGCAATTCAGAAACAAACAGATTCGAGTGTATTGAATACAGTAGACAGAGATGGTGAGTTTGTGAATGCAAATAGCCGAGAAATAGAGAGGGCAATGCGCATTACACGAGACGATAATAAGTTTAAATACATGGATATTTCACAACAAGTTCCTATGTCAAAACAAGAAGTTAAAAAGATGTTACGAGGGAATGGTATTCTTGAAAATCAAGCTGATGCTTTTATAGAGGCTCAAGATAAATATCAAGTCAATATTATTTATTTAATAAGCCATGCACGTGTGGAGACTGCTAATGGTAACTCTAAACTTGCCAGTGGTATTAAAGAAGGTAACAATCGTTATTACAACTTTTTTGGTGTCGGTGCTTTCGATGAAAATGCTATTCATACAGGTAAGAGTTACGCTAAGGAGGCATCATGGACTTCACCACGCAAAGCGATACTTGGTGGAGCTAAATTTATTAGAACGAATTATTTTGATAATGATCAAATTACGCTGTATCAAATGAGGTGGAATCCTAAAAGTCCGGGCCAACATCAGTATGCAAGCGATATTTTGTGGGCAGATAAAATTGCAAAGTATATGCAGGCATATTATGACCAATTTGGTATAAAAAAAGATGATGTACGTAAGAACTTCTATGCCTCCTAAATTGAATGGCTAATAGAGTGTATACAATCTTAATTGCAACTGCAACATACTGTTAAGATAAAATTTAGGTGAATTTAATATTGAGGTGTAAATAAATGAAAATTGCAATAATAGGTGCAGGTATAGGTGGTTTAACTGCTGGCGCACTTCTTTTAGAAAAAGGACATGACGTTTCTATATTTGAAAGACAATCAAATATAAGTGAGGTTGGTGCAGGTATAGGAATTGGTGATAATGTTATCAAGAAATTAGGTAAACATGACCTAGCTAAAGGAATTAAAAATGCTGGCCAGAACTTATCTGCAATGAATGTACTAGATGATAAAGGAAATATTTTGTCTGCAGTAAAATTAAAAGAGGCTACGTTGAATGTAACATTAGCGCGACAAACTTTGATTGAATTGATACAATCTTATGTTAATCCTCAATGCATTTATACTGACCATGATGTTATTAAGGTTGAGAACGTCGAACAACATACGATGGTTCACTTTTCTAATCATGCAAGTCAAAGTTTTGATTTATGTATAGGATCGGACGGACTTCATTCTGTTGTCAGACAAGCTATTCATCAGAATGCGAAGATACTTTATCAAGGGTATACGTGTTTTCGTGGCTTAGTGGATGATGCTGATCTACATAACATTGATATCGCTAGTGAATATTGGGGTAAACGAGGTCGAGTAGGGATAGTGCCACTTATTAACAACCAAGCTTATTGGTTTATTACAATTAATGCGTCTGAAAAGGATCCCAAATATCAAACGTTTGAAAAACCACATCTACAAGCATATTTTAATAATTATCCTGAACCAGTACGTCAAATTTTAGATAAGCAAAGTGAAACAGGTATTCAGAAGCATGATTTATATGATATGAAACCACTCAAATCATTTGTAAATCAACGTATTCTATTGTTAGGGGACGCAGCGCATGCAACGACGCCTAATATGGGTCAAGGTGCTGGACAAGCTATGGAAGATGCGATTGTACTAGTTAATTGTTTAGCAGAATATGATATAGAAAAAGGATTAAAACGTTATGATAAATTAAGAGTTAAACATACTGCAAAAGTTATCAAACGCTCAAGAAAAATTGGTAAAATAGCGCAAAAAGACAACAAATTAGTTATCTCACTACGCAATGGTGTAATGAAAAGAACACCAAACCGTTTGTTAAGCGGACAAACTAAATTCCTGTATAAAGCGAAGCATAAATAAAATAAGACGGATACTGAAGACTAATTAAGCATATAAGTTAATGATTAATATGCTTAATAGTCTGTTTCAGTTTCCGTCTTTTTTACATTATAAATTATTTATTAACTATAAATTGTGGAGTTTCACCATTTAACTTTTTAATCGTATCATTTGCGACGATTTTAGACATCATATCTCTTGCTTCATATGTTGCGTTACCAATATGAGGTGTGATAACTACATTATCTAGTGATTTCAAACCTTCTGTAATTTCAGGTTCAAATTCATATACATCTAATGCAGCACCTTCAATTTGTTTGTCTTCTAAAGCTTTTACTAAAGCTTCTTCATTAACTATTGGACCGCGACCAGCATTAATTAAATAGGCTGTAGATTTCATCAGTTTAAATTGTTCGGTATCAATCATGTGATGTAAATCAGGATTATAAGCAGCATTGATTGTGATGAAGTCAGCATTTTCAAGTAAGGTATTTAGATCTACATATTTTGCACCAATTTCACGTTCTTTTTCTTTCTTTTGGTGAGGACCAGTATATAAGATATCCATATCAAAAGCTTTAGCACGCTTAGCTACTGCACTACCAATTTCACCTAAACCGATTATGCCAATCGTTTTGCCAGACACTTCACGACCTCTAAAGAATAAAGGTGCCCATCCATCAAAACCTTGTGTTCGAGATAATTTATCTCCTTCGACTATGCGACGCGCAACTGCTAAAACGAGTCCGAAAGTTAATTCAGCAGTTGAGGCTGTTGATGCTTTAGGTGTATTTGTTACATCAATATCTTTTTCACGTGCATATTTAACATCCACATTATTAAAGCCAGCACCATAGTTTGCAATGATTTTAAGGTTACTTGCACTATCAATCACTTCCTGATCAACATTCGTAGATAGAATGCTTATAAGCGCAGAAGCATCTTTGACACCTTCCATAAGTGTTGCTTTATCAATAATGCCTTCACCTTCATACATTTCTACTTCAAAGTGTTCTTTAAGTAAATTTAATCCTACTTCTGGAATTGCACCTGCTATATAAACTTTTTCCATTAAGCTCACTCCTTATCAATAATCTCTCTTTAAGTATAATAAAAGGAGAAAACGTATACAAATGTAATTCATACAATTTTATTAGATCATTTTAAGACCGATTACAGAGAAGAGTATCAAGAAAATAAAAATGATACGGCTAAAATGTGTTGATTCTTTGTAAAATAACATACCTACAATAGCTCCTCCGGCTGTGCCAATACCAGTCCATATAGCATATGCTGTTCCCATTGGAATTGTTGTCATAGCTAATTTTAAAAAACTAAAACTAAAAATAAACGTAATTGCCATTAAAACAATATAAAATTTTTGTTTTGAGCGTGCATATTGGTTTAACCATATGACGCCAAGTACCTCTAATAATCCTGCAATGAGTAAATATAGCCATGACATATTACATTCCTCCCTTAGGTGAGTCATTCGTTGACAGTTTAAGTCCAATAATACCAACTAGTAACAGAAGCAGTAATACAACTTTCATTATTGTAAATGGTTCTCCAAAGAAAAGCATATCTGCAATAACTGTACCAGCAGCTCCTATTCCCACAAATACTGCATAAACTGTACCGACTGGAAGTTGTTTAGAGGCGGAAATCATCAAGTAGAAGCTTAGTGCAATAAAAACTAATGTAAATAACCAAGTTACAAAGTTATGGGCATTATTTAATCCGATTACCCAAATAACTTCAATTAGGCCAGCTAAGATGACTTTAAGCCATTGCATACCTTCACACTCCTTATAAAATAAAGACTAATATGCTTATTCTCTCAAAGCGTTACTTTTAATTCAATTTGTAAAACTTAAAAAAAGAGCCAGAACAGAATTCTTTTTGAATTCCATGTCTTAGCTCTTCAAGGGTGATTTGAACTGAAAAAGCTTGGTTAAAAGCGACTTCACAGCCCAGTCAGCTTATGCGAATTTACAATGTAGCTCTATAGTTTAATGTTATTCTATATTTCTGATTAGCATCATTTAAGCTTTATTTAAAATTATGACAAATGGATGTAGTTATAAGAACTAGCTTGGCTAGCTGAAATTGTACGTGTATCTTTCACATATGGTCCACCAGAATAATTCATTTCAGAAACAGTTACTGAACCATTGCTACCAACACTTTCTACATACGCAACATGTCCATAAGAACCTTCAGATGTTTGAAGAATTGAACCTTTTTCTGGAGTATTATTTACAGTGTACCCAGCTGCTGATGCTGCACTCGCCCAGTTATTAGCATTTCCCCAAGTACTACCGATTTTACCACCAACTCTGTCATATACATACCAAGTACATTGGCCGGCTGTGTATAAATTACCTGATGTAGAAGATGTAGTTTGAGTTGAAGAAGAAGTAGTTGTAGAAGAACTACTAGATGACGAACTTCCATCTGATGTTGTTGAAGTTGTAGTGCTTTGATTATAGTTAAAAGATTGTTGTTTAAATTGAGGTTGTTGATAACCTTGTCCTTGTTGATGGCTAAATTGCATATTTTGACCATGTGGACCTTGTTGTCCGAATTGATTATGTTGTGGTGCTGGATTGTGATTATATTCTGCAGCATCTGCATGGTTAGCATTTAATCCTAATGATGATACACCAATGCCTGCTGTTAAAGTTGAAATTGTAATAATTTTTTTCATAGTAAAAAGTCCTCCCAAAATTTGTATTCAACAATAGGTTAAAAATAGCGATATGTTGAATAGACTTCGAATTTGTATTTTTTGCCGCTCCCAACGACAAGTCATACTTTATCAGATTCTATTAGCACTGTGTGCAATGTTACGGTTTCGTAAATGAAATACAAAAACCTTGAACAACTCCGTAATAAAGAGTAGTTCAAGGTTACGTACTGTAATATAGCTTGAATTATGCATGAATACTACATTAATCTTATATTTAGTTAGTGTTAACAAATGATTATTATTACAACCCTTTGTAATATTAGATGCTGTACAACTTATTTGAAGAAACGAATTGATAAAGGCACTACATATTCTTTTCCACCAAAATATTTAACGCATGCAACGATATGAAAAACTACATATAGGATAGAAAGTACAATTAATAGTAATGAAAGAACAAATAGTAATATTGTAGCGATAATGATCGCTGCTTCATTATTAACTACATATATGAAAAATACAGGTACCATACATATACCAACAACAAAGTTCCAAATTAAATAAGAAATAAGCATGTTGAAGTAGTTCTTTCCAGCTTTATCAACTAATCGTGATTCATTGCGCTTGATAGCCCAAATAATAATTGGACCTATTACAGAAGTGAAGAACCCCAATAGGAAGATCAACATAGACATTAATCGGGCATCATCTTCATTATCTCTCTTTACCGTAGAGTCTTGTGATTGCTCATAATAATCCGACATAATAATACTCCTCTCAATTAAAAAAGTTATGTTTCATAATTAATATAACAAAGTTACTTAAAAAAGATTAGTTAATTTTAAAATTAATATAAATAATTGAGTTGTGTTTAATTTTTGT contains the following coding sequences:
- a CDS encoding N-acetylglucosaminidase, with the protein product MKQLNQMRLPFILLLIIIIVFIVLLIINHSELLDNDRNYSFQEAIQKQTDSSVLNTVDRDGEFVNANSREIERAMRITRDDNKFKYMDISQQVPMSKQEVKKMLRGNGILENQADAFIEAQDKYQVNIIYLISHARVETANGNSKLASGIKEGNNRYYNFFGVGAFDENAIHTGKSYAKEASWTSPRKAILGGAKFIRTNYFDNDQITLYQMRWNPKSPGQHQYASDILWADKIAKYMQAYYDQFGIKKDDVRKNFYAS
- a CDS encoding FAD-dependent monooxygenase, giving the protein MKIAIIGAGIGGLTAGALLLEKGHDVSIFERQSNISEVGAGIGIGDNVIKKLGKHDLAKGIKNAGQNLSAMNVLDDKGNILSAVKLKEATLNVTLARQTLIELIQSYVNPQCIYTDHDVIKVENVEQHTMVHFSNHASQSFDLCIGSDGLHSVVRQAIHQNAKILYQGYTCFRGLVDDADLHNIDIASEYWGKRGRVGIVPLINNQAYWFITINASEKDPKYQTFEKPHLQAYFNNYPEPVRQILDKQSETGIQKHDLYDMKPLKSFVNQRILLLGDAAHATTPNMGQGAGQAMEDAIVLVNCLAEYDIEKGLKRYDKLRVKHTAKVIKRSRKIGKIAQKDNKLVISLRNGVMKRTPNRLLSGQTKFLYKAKHK
- a CDS encoding 2-hydroxyacid dehydrogenase family protein, which gives rise to MEKVYIAGAIPEVGLNLLKEHFEVEMYEGEGIIDKATLMEGVKDASALISILSTNVDQEVIDSASNLKIIANYGAGFNNVDVKYAREKDIDVTNTPKASTASTAELTFGLVLAVARRIVEGDKLSRTQGFDGWAPLFFRGREVSGKTIGIIGLGEIGSAVAKRAKAFDMDILYTGPHQKKEKEREIGAKYVDLNTLLENADFITINAAYNPDLHHMIDTEQFKLMKSTAYLINAGRGPIVNEEALVKALEDKQIEGAALDVYEFEPEITEGLKSLDNVVITPHIGNATYEARDMMSKIVANDTIKKLNGETPQFIVNK
- a CDS encoding DMT family transporter — its product is MSWLYLLIAGLLEVLGVIWLNQYARSKQKFYIVLMAITFIFSFSFLKLAMTTIPMGTAYAIWTGIGTAGGAIVGMLFYKESTHFSRIIFIFLILFSVIGLKMI
- a CDS encoding DMT family transporter, encoding MQWLKVILAGLIEVIWVIGLNNAHNFVTWLFTLVFIALSFYLMISASKQLPVGTVYAVFVGIGAAGTVIADMLFFGEPFTIMKVVLLLLLLVGIIGLKLSTNDSPKGGM
- a CDS encoding CHAP domain-containing protein; the encoded protein is MKKIITISTLTAGIGVSSLGLNANHADAAEYNHNPAPQHNQFGQQGPHGQNMQFSHQQGQGYQQPQFKQQSFNYNQSTTTSTTSDGSSSSSSSSTTTSSSTQTTSSTSGNLYTAGQCTWYVYDRVGGKIGSTWGNANNWASAASAAGYTVNNTPEKGSILQTSEGSYGHVAYVESVGSNGSVTVSEMNYSGGPYVKDTRTISASQASSYNYIHLS
- a CDS encoding DUF4870 domain-containing protein, which codes for MSDYYEQSQDSTVKRDNEDDARLMSMLIFLLGFFTSVIGPIIIWAIKRNESRLVDKAGKNYFNMLISYLIWNFVVGICMVPVFFIYVVNNEAAIIIATILLFVLSLLLIVLSILYVVFHIVACVKYFGGKEYVVPLSIRFFK